Proteins from one Akkermansiaceae bacterium genomic window:
- a CDS encoding terpene cyclase/mutase family protein, translating to MIMPRSILCASLAFSGMGAPAFSQDLPGRKEDVIPQQVELIYERGLQYLAKSQNARGHWDDGVGSEPGVVGLCVAAFLAHGEDPNNGPHAAVIRKAIDYIISEQNDTNGYIGNNMYSHCFATKALAEAYGVIDHPDVAAALKKAVALILSAQDRNKFKAWRYQPDSKDADTTVTGGQLVTLFAARNAGLEVPQKAINDGLAYIAQCRGADGSVGYTSPSGGKPTLTAIGSLCLSLAKERDSKPYKASLEFLKKNLDYRDRYYPFYYEYYMSQALFHADEDTWREWNQRNIRYMATLQGRDGSFPGNQGASFNTAGALLSLALNYRYLPIYEK from the coding sequence ATGATCATGCCGCGGTCCATCCTTTGTGCGTCCCTCGCTTTTTCAGGCATGGGTGCTCCGGCGTTTTCCCAGGATCTGCCTGGACGGAAGGAAGATGTCATCCCCCAGCAGGTGGAGCTCATCTATGAGCGCGGCCTCCAGTATCTGGCGAAGAGCCAGAACGCGCGCGGACACTGGGACGATGGAGTGGGTTCCGAGCCGGGCGTGGTGGGCCTCTGTGTGGCCGCTTTCCTGGCGCACGGGGAGGATCCCAACAACGGCCCCCACGCCGCCGTGATCCGGAAGGCGATCGACTACATCATTTCCGAGCAGAACGACACCAACGGCTACATCGGCAACAACATGTACAGCCACTGCTTCGCCACCAAGGCGCTGGCGGAGGCCTACGGCGTCATCGACCATCCCGATGTGGCGGCCGCTCTGAAGAAAGCCGTCGCCCTGATCCTCTCCGCGCAGGATCGGAACAAGTTCAAGGCCTGGCGCTACCAGCCGGACAGCAAGGACGCGGACACCACCGTGACCGGCGGCCAGTTGGTGACCCTGTTCGCCGCGCGGAACGCCGGGCTGGAGGTGCCGCAGAAGGCCATCAACGACGGTCTGGCCTACATCGCCCAGTGCCGCGGTGCGGACGGCTCCGTAGGTTACACCTCGCCCAGCGGCGGGAAGCCCACCCTCACCGCCATCGGATCGCTCTGCCTCTCGCTGGCGAAGGAGCGTGACTCGAAGCCCTACAAGGCCAGCCTGGAGTTCCTGAAGAAGAACCTCGACTACCGGGACCGCTACTACCCGTTTTACTACGAATATTACATGTCGCAGGCTCTCTTCCATGCGGATGAGGACACATGGCGGGAGTGGAACCAGAGGAACATCCGCTACATGGCGACCCTCCAGGGGAGGGATGGTTCGTTCCCCGGAAACCAGGGTGCATCCTTCAACACCGCGGGCGCGCTCCTCTCCCTGGCACTGAACTACCGCTACCTGCCGATCTACGAAAAATGA
- a CDS encoding MBL fold metallo-hydrolase: MKLSIYTGGFVQTNGYLVETPDGNFLIDAPEGVTRWIAAKGVRVDDVLLTHQHYDHVTDAAALKAAGARLHALEDYSKDLTLESAARGWGLPISVVPYEVDRKFTIGEPLVIAGKTLRLAHVPGHSTDSVTFYLEGDGVLFSGDTLFAESIGRTDLPGGSTQQLLDGILTKLLTLPPETKVFPGHGPATSIGHEMRQNPYLA, translated from the coding sequence ATGAAACTCTCGATTTACACCGGCGGGTTCGTGCAGACGAACGGCTACCTCGTTGAAACTCCGGACGGTAATTTCCTCATCGACGCTCCGGAGGGGGTGACGCGCTGGATCGCCGCGAAGGGCGTGCGGGTGGATGACGTGCTGCTCACCCACCAGCACTACGACCACGTCACGGACGCCGCCGCGCTGAAGGCCGCCGGTGCGCGGCTCCATGCGCTGGAGGACTACTCGAAGGACCTCACCCTGGAGTCAGCCGCCCGCGGCTGGGGGCTGCCCATTTCGGTGGTGCCGTATGAAGTGGACCGGAAATTCACCATCGGCGAGCCGCTGGTCATCGCCGGGAAAACCCTCCGCCTCGCCCACGTGCCGGGGCACTCGACGGACAGTGTGACGTTTTATCTGGAGGGAGATGGGGTGCTGTTTTCCGGGGACACCCTGTTCGCGGAATCCATCGGCCGGACGGACCTGCCGGGAGGCAGCACCCAGCAGCTTCTGGACGGCATTTTGACCAAGTTGCTGACGCTGCCACCGGAGACGAAGGTCTTTCCCGGGCACGGTCCCGCCACCTCCATCGGCCACGAGATGAGGCAAAATCCCTACCTCGCCTGA